The following proteins are encoded in a genomic region of Nitrospirota bacterium:
- a CDS encoding PAS domain S-box protein: MVTRAAETFRFIREFSTRKVQLSLLVFAPIFLALVTVAPTIIVYNWLVSFIPTRVDEIYSAPRVDQIVELLKMLRFLMLSGAVVALISIPLLAFYVVKPIRRMMENLRKVALGDLTVEAGMDRSDELGGLGASFDRMILSLNRYILESSRGGVFVVNSEGVVTTSNPAMEIILGMKAEDLVGHAIEEAFRPLGNYRELVKVIRGAIQSKTPHGEQEVIVARPDGRQVTLNLSTSLLRDQNGIQIGVMAAIKNLSEIRDFHEHLRRTEKLASLGTLAAGVAHEIRNPLGSIRGLAQLLRESLEGSSQKRYAEVIAQETDRLNRVVESLLSFARPSDSLRTDVDVNTLLRRALQLCEFERLKKNIRMVEDLAADLPPVSVDSDRLVQAFLNILLNACQAIEGEGEIRVTTLTPEPGRGNGEFVRVSIVNTNSHISPDQLEHIFDPFFTTKENGTGLGLSVTHHIIQENRGSLRAYSENRETGFVVELPASKS; encoded by the coding sequence ATGGTGACCCGCGCCGCCGAAACGTTTCGGTTCATCCGGGAGTTCTCCACCCGTAAGGTGCAGCTCAGCCTTCTGGTCTTTGCGCCCATTTTCCTGGCTCTCGTGACCGTGGCTCCCACGATCATCGTCTATAACTGGTTGGTCAGTTTCATCCCCACCCGGGTGGACGAGATCTACTCCGCCCCGCGCGTGGATCAGATCGTGGAACTTCTCAAGATGCTCCGATTCCTCATGCTCTCCGGCGCCGTCGTGGCCCTGATTTCCATTCCCCTGCTGGCCTTCTATGTCGTGAAACCCATACGCCGGATGATGGAGAATCTGCGGAAGGTGGCGCTGGGCGATCTCACGGTCGAGGCCGGTATGGACCGGTCCGACGAGTTGGGCGGACTCGGGGCCAGTTTCGACCGGATGATCCTCTCCCTCAACCGCTACATTCTCGAAAGCAGCCGGGGCGGCGTGTTCGTGGTGAACAGCGAAGGCGTGGTCACCACCTCCAACCCGGCCATGGAAATCATCCTCGGCATGAAGGCGGAGGATCTCGTCGGCCATGCCATCGAGGAGGCCTTTCGGCCGCTCGGGAACTATCGCGAACTGGTCAAAGTCATCCGCGGGGCCATCCAGTCCAAAACGCCCCATGGAGAGCAGGAGGTCATCGTCGCCAGGCCGGACGGGCGCCAGGTCACGCTGAACCTTTCCACCTCTCTTCTCCGCGACCAAAACGGCATCCAGATCGGTGTGATGGCCGCGATCAAGAACCTCTCGGAGATCCGCGACTTCCATGAACACCTCCGGCGGACGGAGAAGCTCGCGTCGCTCGGTACCCTGGCCGCGGGCGTGGCGCATGAGATCCGGAATCCCTTGGGGTCCATTCGTGGGCTGGCCCAGCTTCTCCGCGAGAGTCTCGAGGGCTCCTCGCAAAAACGGTACGCGGAAGTCATCGCCCAGGAAACGGACCGCTTGAACCGCGTGGTGGAAAGCCTCCTGAGTTTTGCGCGGCCCTCGGATTCCCTCCGGACGGACGTGGATGTCAACACCCTGCTTCGACGCGCCCTTCAACTGTGCGAATTCGAGCGTCTCAAGAAAAATATCCGCATGGTCGAGGACCTGGCCGCCGACCTACCGCCGGTTTCCGTCGATTCCGACCGCCTGGTCCAGGCGTTCCTCAACATTCTTCTCAATGCATGCCAAGCCATCGAGGGAGAGGGTGAAATCCGCGTCACCACGCTGACCCCCGAACCCGGCCGCGGCAATGGAGAATTCGTCCGGGTGAGCATCGTCAACACCAATTCCCATATCTCTCCCGATCAGCTCGAACACATTTTCGACCCGTTCTTCACCACCAAGGAGAACGGTACGGGACTCGGCCTGTCCGTCACCCACCACATCATTCAAGAGAACCGCGGGAGCCTCCGGGCCTATAGTGAGAACCGGGAGACCGGTTTTGTCGTTGAGCTTCCGGCCTCAAAGAGTTAG
- a CDS encoding sigma-54-dependent Fis family transcriptional regulator, which yields MVERSETDRPRILVIDDDESMRFFIAEALSKDGYPYDVAVNGEEALRKLSGNGGFGIALLDVRMPQISGLDVLKKAKEIDPELVVILMTAYDSRDIAMESIRRGAYDYFTKPFDLNEMRIVVGRAAERIRLRKDMELYKKEVEAFKGQTRLIGTSPKVRDVMDLVKRVSDNDVTVLVTGESGTGKELVARIIHESGLRRSRPFAAVNCAAIPENLLEEELFGHEKGSFTGALQQKKGKIEHASGGTLFLDEIGDMGPAMQAKLLRFLQEREFERIGGVDPIRADVRVVAATNQDLRKRVQEGEFRDDLYWRLNVIAIHLPPLRDRTEDIPDIVNHFLSLYRVRLARESIERITPSAMDLLLAHLWPGNVRELENVIQKLVVLTDRNEIQPRDVQPFLAPPSEKKPEGRTLFEKLDGITGDAEKEMILQALERNRWSRTRTADELGISRKSLHNKMKKYAIATDTE from the coding sequence ATGGTTGAGCGCTCGGAAACGGACCGGCCCAGAATTCTGGTCATCGACGATGACGAGAGCATGCGGTTCTTTATCGCCGAGGCGCTGTCGAAGGATGGATATCCCTACGACGTGGCGGTGAACGGCGAGGAGGCTCTCCGCAAGCTGAGCGGGAACGGCGGATTCGGCATCGCGCTGTTGGACGTCCGAATGCCGCAGATCAGCGGGCTCGACGTACTCAAGAAGGCGAAGGAGATCGATCCTGAACTCGTCGTCATCCTGATGACCGCTTACGATTCGCGGGACATCGCCATGGAGTCCATCCGGCGCGGGGCCTACGACTATTTCACCAAACCCTTCGACCTCAACGAGATGCGGATCGTGGTGGGACGGGCCGCGGAGCGGATCCGGCTTCGAAAGGACATGGAGCTGTACAAGAAGGAAGTGGAAGCCTTCAAGGGGCAGACGCGGCTGATTGGGACGAGCCCGAAGGTGCGGGACGTCATGGATCTCGTCAAGCGCGTGAGCGACAACGACGTGACCGTGCTCGTCACCGGGGAGTCCGGCACGGGGAAGGAGCTGGTCGCGCGGATCATCCACGAATCCGGACTCCGGCGGTCGCGCCCCTTCGCAGCCGTCAACTGCGCCGCCATCCCCGAGAATCTTCTGGAGGAAGAGCTCTTCGGTCATGAAAAAGGCTCGTTCACCGGCGCGTTACAACAGAAAAAAGGAAAGATTGAACATGCCTCTGGAGGCACGCTGTTCCTCGACGAAATCGGAGACATGGGCCCGGCCATGCAGGCCAAGCTCCTCCGTTTCCTGCAGGAACGGGAGTTCGAACGGATCGGCGGCGTCGACCCCATCCGGGCGGACGTCCGTGTCGTCGCCGCCACCAATCAGGATCTTCGAAAACGGGTCCAAGAGGGCGAATTCCGCGATGACCTCTACTGGCGCCTGAACGTCATTGCCATTCATCTTCCGCCCCTCCGGGATCGCACGGAGGACATCCCGGACATCGTCAATCACTTCCTGTCCCTCTACAGGGTCCGGCTCGCGCGCGAGTCCATCGAGAGGATCACACCGTCGGCGATGGACCTGCTCCTCGCCCACCTATGGCCGGGGAATGTCCGCGAACTCGAGAATGTGATCCAGAAGCTCGTGGTGTTGACGGATCGAAACGAAATTCAGCCGAGAGACGTCCAGCCTTTCCTCGCCCCGCCCTCGGAGAAGAAACCGGAGGGGCGAACGCTGTTCGAGAAATTGGACGGCATCACCGGGGACGCTGAGAAAGAGATGATCCTTCAGGCCCTGGAACGCAACCGCTGGAGCCGCACCCGCACAGCGGACGAACTCGGCATCTCGCGCAAGAGCCTCCACAACAAGATGAAGAAGTACGCGATCGCGACGGACACGGAGTAG
- a CDS encoding MFS transporter — MGTPFGRSLRPRLHRVILATGWVSLFTDLGSEMIYPILPLFITVHLGAGKLVVGIIEGLAEGIPLMVRYFAGHLSDRVRSRVPIILGGYGVSSVAKPLIGLAATVPQVLGLRLIDKIGKGFRGAPRDALVSDLADADSRGRAFGYTRAMDHLGAVGGGLLAFLLLSILKMDVAGVIKASAIPGVLALFIILLFVRENSDRLRRGDASVEHPPSLPSPSSGEGKGESHRLPVFPPGRPRPGGAGGGEKAAWRFPDPLKWYVPCLFFFALAGSTDAFLLLRARELGFKDAHLPLLWAGLHLVKAATNLWGGRLSDRWGRRRLLVVGWFLYGSVYAGFAVADGPGAVLGLLVLYGFFFGLTEGASRAVVADWVPPNHRGRAFGWIGAVEGAGLILASLLGGYLWDTTQTARWTFAVGSFFSLVAALGWVATLRIKGRPT; from the coding sequence ATGGGCACCCCCTTCGGCCGCTCCCTCCGGCCCCGGTTGCACCGTGTCATTCTCGCCACCGGCTGGGTGAGTCTTTTCACGGACCTGGGCAGCGAAATGATCTACCCCATCCTTCCTCTGTTCATCACGGTCCATCTCGGCGCCGGAAAACTCGTGGTGGGGATCATCGAAGGGCTGGCCGAGGGCATTCCGCTCATGGTCCGCTATTTCGCCGGCCACCTCTCGGATCGCGTTCGCAGCCGCGTCCCCATCATCCTCGGTGGCTATGGCGTTTCCTCGGTTGCCAAGCCGCTGATCGGTCTGGCTGCGACCGTGCCCCAGGTGCTGGGACTCCGACTGATCGACAAAATCGGAAAGGGATTTCGGGGGGCGCCTCGGGATGCACTGGTGTCCGATCTGGCGGACGCGGATTCCCGCGGGCGGGCCTTCGGCTACACGCGGGCCATGGACCACTTGGGCGCCGTGGGTGGCGGTCTTCTGGCCTTTCTGCTGTTGAGCATTCTGAAAATGGACGTGGCCGGTGTGATCAAGGCGTCCGCGATCCCCGGAGTGCTCGCGCTGTTTATCATCCTGCTATTTGTCCGGGAAAATTCGGACCGCCTGCGCAGGGGCGACGCATCCGTAGAGCACCCCCCATCCCTACCTTCCCCCTCAAGCGGGGAAGGGAAAGGAGAATCGCACCGTCTCCCTGTATTCCCCCCAGGCCGTCCTCGGCCAGGGGGCGCGGGTGGGGGTGAGAAAGCGGCTTGGCGATTCCCCGATCCTCTGAAGTGGTACGTTCCATGCCTTTTCTTCTTCGCGCTCGCGGGATCGACCGATGCCTTCCTGCTGCTTCGCGCCCGAGAGCTGGGTTTCAAGGATGCGCACCTTCCGCTCCTCTGGGCGGGCCTGCACCTTGTCAAGGCCGCCACGAACCTTTGGGGCGGCCGTCTGTCCGACCGATGGGGCCGTCGCCGACTTCTCGTGGTGGGGTGGTTCCTCTACGGATCCGTGTACGCGGGGTTCGCCGTGGCGGATGGTCCCGGTGCTGTACTGGGTCTTCTTGTGCTGTACGGTTTCTTCTTCGGACTGACGGAAGGAGCGAGCCGTGCCGTTGTGGCGGATTGGGTCCCGCCGAACCATCGGGGCCGTGCCTTCGGCTGGATCGGCGCCGTGGAGGGAGCGGGTCTGATCCTGGCGAGTCTTCTTGGGGGGTACCTTTGGGACACGACTCAAACTGCCCGTTGGACTTTTGCCGTCGGTTCCTTTTTCAGCCTGGTGGCGGCGCTCGGCTGGGTGGCCACACTGCGAATCAAGGGGAGGCCGACCTGA
- a CDS encoding ion transporter gives MALIHPDGKFRQRWDFVVIVATVVSSVEIPLRITLNYPLKGWLVPYDYVVTLIFLADVVVNFLTQQYDKKKLISDPKVIAGRYLRGWFVVDFLSAVPFDLLFSGVAAAGSNRILRLLRITRLLRLTRLAAFLSKWGRGSSINPAILRMFYLVFWILMTSHFVACLWIYFGSGNAVNTNTDYAPTDNLRNYVRALYWVTTTLTTIGYGDITPVNNRQTVFTMIIQLMGAGMYGFVIGNIANLIANIDIAKSQFRERMEKIETFMRYKAVPPETQDRVREYYNYLWESRRGYDEFSIVNDFPTPLRTEILLFLNRSMIEKVPIFKGATPDFVREIVLNLKPVVFSPSEFVFRKGDIGYNMYFISRGGVEVTSEDGKTIYATLREGNFFGEIALLLSMPRTASIRAIEFTDLYELDKDTFDRVLGRFPDFEKHMRELARQRQEEMQKDKK, from the coding sequence ATGGCGCTGATACACCCCGACGGAAAATTCAGGCAGCGGTGGGACTTCGTCGTGATTGTCGCCACCGTCGTCTCCTCGGTTGAAATCCCCTTGCGGATCACGCTGAACTATCCCCTCAAGGGCTGGTTGGTTCCCTACGACTACGTCGTCACGCTCATCTTCTTGGCAGACGTCGTTGTCAACTTTCTGACTCAGCAGTACGACAAGAAGAAACTCATTTCCGATCCCAAGGTGATCGCCGGGCGCTACCTGCGCGGGTGGTTTGTGGTTGATTTCCTTTCTGCCGTACCATTCGACCTTCTGTTTTCCGGTGTCGCGGCCGCGGGTTCCAATCGAATCCTGCGTCTCCTCCGCATCACCCGTCTGCTTCGGCTGACACGGCTGGCGGCCTTTCTAAGCAAATGGGGCCGGGGGAGTTCGATCAACCCCGCCATTCTTCGAATGTTTTATCTCGTGTTTTGGATCCTGATGACGTCCCACTTCGTGGCCTGCCTCTGGATCTACTTCGGCTCGGGAAACGCCGTCAATACGAACACCGACTACGCTCCGACGGACAATCTCCGAAACTACGTCCGGGCTCTCTACTGGGTGACCACCACGCTCACCACGATCGGCTATGGGGATATAACGCCCGTCAACAACCGCCAGACCGTCTTCACCATGATCATCCAGTTGATGGGCGCCGGCATGTACGGCTTCGTCATCGGTAACATTGCCAACCTGATCGCCAACATCGACATTGCCAAGTCCCAGTTCCGCGAGCGCATGGAGAAAATCGAGACCTTCATGCGGTACAAGGCCGTTCCCCCGGAAACGCAGGATCGGGTCCGTGAATACTACAACTACCTGTGGGAATCGCGCCGGGGGTATGACGAATTTTCCATCGTCAACGATTTCCCCACTCCGCTCCGCACGGAAATTCTGCTTTTCCTCAACCGGAGCATGATCGAGAAGGTCCCCATCTTCAAAGGCGCCACTCCGGATTTCGTTCGTGAAATCGTGCTCAACCTGAAGCCGGTGGTGTTTTCCCCATCCGAGTTTGTCTTTCGCAAAGGAGATATCGGCTACAACATGTACTTCATCAGCCGTGGAGGGGTGGAAGTGACCTCAGAGGACGGGAAAACCATCTACGCAACCCTGCGGGAGGGAAATTTCTTCGGTGAGATCGCCCTCCTCCTCAGCATGCCGCGCACGGCCAGCATACGCGCAATCGAATTTACCGACCTCTACGAACTCGACAAGGACACCTTCGACCGCGTTCTCGGTCGATTTCCGGACTTTGAGAAGCACATGCGGGAACTGGCGCGCCAGCGTCAGGAGGAGATGCAGAAGGACAAGAAGTAG
- a CDS encoding ATP-binding protein, which yields MGKIVKRLFSLNLPGGKSAFLWGPRKVGKTYWITHSLPGVPVVDLLQTDVFAEYASRPSLLRERFGSHTGLVVIDEVQKIPALLDEVHGLMAHRGMSFLLCGSSARKLKRGHANLLGGRAWRRTMAPLSCMEVEGFDLAAAMTSGLLPPHFLSPSPEEDLRAYIADYLKEEIAAEALTQNIPAFSEFLRVAALTSSELLNYTNIGRETGVSQKIVRNYFEILEDTHLGFRVPPWRKSRTRRMIQTEKFYLFDVGVANYLSRRTPRLGSPDFGKSFEHYILMEIRAYQAYRQPDLPIAYWRTSTGQEVDFILGEKDLAIEIKGSSRVHEGDLRSLRAFSEDGPARRTVVVCMERESRRVTPRIEILPWRMFVQRLWAGDFL from the coding sequence ATGGGTAAGATTGTAAAAAGGCTGTTCTCTCTGAATCTTCCCGGTGGGAAGTCTGCCTTCTTGTGGGGTCCCCGAAAGGTCGGCAAGACCTACTGGATCACCCATTCCCTTCCCGGGGTTCCCGTCGTGGACCTGCTCCAAACGGATGTTTTTGCCGAATACGCATCGCGCCCCTCTCTCCTCCGCGAGCGGTTTGGGAGTCACACGGGGCTCGTCGTGATCGATGAAGTCCAGAAAATCCCCGCCCTCCTGGATGAAGTGCACGGACTTATGGCCCACCGCGGCATGTCCTTCTTGCTCTGCGGCTCCAGCGCCAGGAAACTGAAGCGGGGACACGCGAACCTCCTGGGGGGCCGGGCATGGCGGAGGACGATGGCACCCCTGTCCTGTATGGAAGTCGAAGGATTCGATCTGGCGGCGGCGATGACGTCAGGACTTCTCCCGCCGCACTTTCTATCCCCTTCCCCCGAGGAAGATCTTCGCGCATACATCGCCGACTATCTGAAGGAAGAGATAGCCGCGGAGGCCCTCACCCAAAATATCCCGGCCTTCTCTGAATTTCTGCGCGTCGCGGCGCTGACCTCCAGCGAACTTCTGAATTACACCAACATTGGACGGGAGACCGGAGTGTCCCAGAAGATCGTGCGAAACTATTTCGAGATTCTGGAGGATACCCACCTGGGCTTCAGGGTTCCTCCTTGGAGAAAATCCAGGACGCGACGGATGATTCAGACGGAAAAGTTCTACCTCTTCGATGTTGGGGTCGCCAACTACCTCTCGCGCCGGACACCCCGCCTGGGCAGTCCGGATTTCGGAAAATCCTTCGAGCACTACATTCTCATGGAGATTCGTGCGTATCAGGCCTATCGCCAGCCGGATCTTCCCATCGCCTATTGGCGGACCAGCACGGGGCAGGAAGTCGACTTCATCCTCGGCGAGAAGGATCTTGCGATCGAAATCAAGGGATCGAGCCGCGTGCACGAAGGGGATCTCCGATCCTTGCGCGCGTTCTCGGAGGACGGTCCTGCTCGCCGCACCGTGGTGGTATGCATGGAAAGGGAATCGAGGCGCGTTACGCCACGCATCGAGATCCTTCCTTGGAGGATGTTCGTTCAGAGACTGTGGGCAGGGGACTTCCTGTAG
- a CDS encoding SCO family protein, translating to MRERRVALSLVVAVVCTGAAAPGTSADDEAHPHHHGEAAGGTPTDKSVFWLEGEWTNEKGESVTLRSFEGKPVVLLMLYTHCESACPILIEDAKRISRSLTEKERSRVRFVIVTVDPERDTPARLSEFKKKNGSAVKTWVFLTGPPAQTLELEALLGIQIRRMGEKDFAHSNKISVLNAKGEIVHQSEGLHTPPAETLSAIRGSLNLP from the coding sequence ATGCGCGAAAGACGAGTAGCCCTCTCGCTCGTCGTCGCCGTGGTGTGCACCGGCGCGGCTGCCCCCGGGACCTCGGCGGATGACGAGGCCCACCCGCATCATCACGGAGAGGCGGCCGGAGGGACCCCGACGGACAAGTCGGTCTTTTGGCTGGAAGGGGAGTGGACCAACGAAAAGGGGGAGTCGGTCACGCTCCGATCCTTCGAGGGCAAACCCGTAGTGCTCCTCATGCTCTACACGCATTGCGAGTCGGCCTGCCCGATTCTGATCGAGGATGCCAAACGCATTTCGCGTTCCCTCACCGAGAAGGAGCGATCCCGGGTCCGTTTCGTGATCGTGACCGTCGATCCGGAACGCGACACGCCGGCCCGCCTTTCGGAATTCAAGAAGAAGAACGGCTCCGCCGTGAAAACCTGGGTGTTCTTGACAGGCCCGCCCGCCCAGACGCTGGAGCTGGAAGCTCTCCTTGGCATCCAGATCCGCAGGATGGGAGAGAAGGACTTCGCGCATAGCAACAAGATCTCGGTGTTGAACGCCAAGGGCGAAATCGTCCACCAATCTGAGGGCCTGCATACCCCTCCGGCAGAAACCTTGAGCGCGATTCGGGGTTCGTTGAATTTGCCGTAG
- a CDS encoding formylglycine-generating enzyme family protein: protein MSKLWLAILLAAAELVAPDMAPVPGGTFTPLYRPETTIESVRIPSFLLDRVPVTHGDFLKFVLANPRWSRNRAPSVFRDTHYLREWVTDVSIPTGAERRPATQVSWFAARAYCAAQGKRLPTAMEWEYAASAGSGGDPAARDEVLRWYAMPHEGPLAEVASGPSNALGLHDFHRLWEWVEDFNASLLSGDNRSDADKDRNLYCGGASSEAVDKADYAAFMRYAFRSSLKASYGTHNLGFRCAKDE from the coding sequence ATGTCGAAGCTGTGGCTTGCGATTCTTCTTGCTGCGGCAGAACTCGTGGCCCCCGACATGGCCCCCGTTCCGGGCGGCACGTTCACACCACTCTACCGACCGGAAACGACGATCGAGTCGGTTCGCATCCCATCGTTCCTATTGGATCGGGTTCCCGTGACGCACGGCGATTTCCTGAAGTTCGTGCTCGCGAATCCGCGCTGGAGTCGGAACCGCGCCCCGTCCGTGTTTCGTGACACGCACTACCTCCGCGAGTGGGTGACCGACGTGTCCATCCCCACAGGGGCCGAACGACGGCCTGCTACGCAGGTGTCCTGGTTTGCGGCGAGGGCCTACTGTGCGGCCCAAGGGAAGAGGTTGCCGACGGCCATGGAATGGGAATATGCGGCATCGGCCGGCTCGGGTGGAGATCCTGCCGCTCGCGATGAAGTTCTTCGCTGGTACGCCATGCCGCACGAGGGCCCGCTTGCGGAGGTGGCCTCCGGCCCCTCGAACGCCCTCGGCCTGCACGACTTCCATCGTCTCTGGGAATGGGTTGAGGATTTCAACGCCAGCCTTCTCAGCGGCGACAATCGATCGGATGCGGACAAGGATCGAAATCTGTACTGCGGCGGGGCATCCTCGGAGGCCGTGGACAAGGCGGACTACGCCGCCTTCATGCGCTACGCATTCCGTTCCAGCTTGAAGGCGTCGTACGGGACTCACAATCTCGGCTTCCGATGCGCGAAAGACGAGTAG